Below is a window of Terriglobales bacterium DNA.
GGCTGACGTGACGCGGGCTGATTGCTTGCGGGCGCCGCGGGTTCGGCGGCGCGGTACTCGTCGTGAGTAGCGATCGGCTCGGTCGGAATCGGAGTCGGCGCGTGTTCGGGCTCGGCGATCGCGGTGCCGGTGCGGGTCTTCAGCAGAATCGGTCCGCCTTCGCGCATGCGCGCCTGGCGCTCCAGCTCCATGCGAGCGGCGACCTGGTTGTCGCCAAATTCCGCGACCTGCCCGATGGGGCGGCCTTCGACTTCGCGGCGGGTGGAAACGGTCACGCGGGCGTCGCGTCCACGCGACTCGGCCGCCTTGCTGTAATAGAAGTTGGCGGTCTCGCGATCGCCTTCCATCTCCGACAAGAATCCCATGTTGTTTAACGTGAAAGAATTATTGGGCGAGAGGCGATAGGCTTCCTGGAAATACTTGCGGGCGGCGGCGCGCTCGTTGCGGTTCATGGCCGAAACGCCTTCCAGGTTGAGGCGGGCGACGCGAGCCTCGGCGTTTTCCGATTTCTCCATCAGGTTTTGAACTTTGTGGGCGTTGTCGGAGGCGATTTCGCTGATGCCCTTGCCGCGCCAGTTCTTGTTGGCGGCAACGATGATGGCGTCCTTGGAATTGGCGTTGGCGGCCTTGCTGTAGTAGGTGAACGCCTGCTCGAGTTCGCCTTCTTTCTCCTTGGCGTAACCGAGGTTATTCAAAGTGAATGGATTGCCTGGATCCAGCGCGAGAGCGCGCTGAAGAACGAGGTCGGCTTCCGCGGCGCGGTCCTTCATGAGCAGACCAAGCGCCTGGACATTGTAGCGATTGATCTGCATTTTCTTGTCGTCGGTGCGGCCGGCTACCTGCTTGAGCGGCTTGCCCTGGAAATCCTTGTCGGTGGACCGCTCGATGGTGGCGTCGGTGGTGTTCTCGGCGGTCAGTTCGTAGAAACGCTGGGCGCGGTCAACGTCGCCCTGCAGTTCGGAGATATAGCCGAGATTGTTGAGAGTGAAGGGATCGTCGGGGTCGATGAGATAGGCCTTGTAAAAGAGCTTGCGAGCCTCGTCGTACCTGTGCCTCTCGATGGCGCGAACGCCTGCCTGATTCAGCTTTTGCACCGGCGTGGGCTTGGTGCGCTTGGGCAGAGTGATGTGCAGGTCGCCGGCATGCGCCGCGCCGGCCAGCAGGAGCACCGAAAGAACAGAGGACAGCACCAGGGTAGATGAGTACCTCATGACCAGGGATAACCCTCCAGAGAAGTGTGCAGCAACGGATATGCCACAGTTGGGCAGCCGCTTTCCTCTTGATTGGATGGGAATACTCGTTACGCGTTTGCCAGCCGCACAAACGTAAGGTGCTCTTTTTGGATATTGGCGTGCTAACTCGGTAGTGCGGAAGGGCATCACAAGAGTGTGAGCTGCTGGCAGGGGCTCGTAACTCGGAGCTAGGGCTGGTGGCAAGGGTTTGAGCCCATTGGAGCGATTCATGAAGCGTTTGTCCGTGGTTTTGGGATTGATGTTGGCGGCGGTCCTGACGGTGCCGGCCGCAGTCGCGCAGCAGGGAAGCACGCCTTCGGGTTCCGACAAGTTACAGCCAGCGCACGGAAGCGCGGCTGCGGATTCGGACAAAGCTCTGGCGCAACCGGCGGACAAAGCGAGCAAAACCGACAAGCCGGTGGCGCAACCCGACAAGGCGTCGCAGGCAACGGAAACGACGGATCCGAACGATCCGCTGTTCGGAGTGCCACCGCTGCCGCAAGGGAAGGTATCGCTGGTCGGAGGAACAGTGCAGAAAATCGACCGACTGCGGAATCGGGTTGCGGTGAAAACATTCGGCGACGGCGGCAAGAAGATGACGTTCGCCTTCGACGAGCGTTCGCACATTTATCGGGACGGCGTGGAGACGACGGAGCGCGGAATCCGGCAGGGAGATCGCGTCTACGTGGATACCATGCTGGACGGCGGGCGGCTGTTCGCGCGCAATATTCGCGTGGTCACCAACCTGAAGCCGACCGACGCGCAGGGGCAGATCCTGGCTTACGAGCCACGCAGCGGGCTGATGTCGGTGCGCGACAATCTTTCGACGGCCACGGTGAGTTTCCACATCGCAAAAGAAACAATCGTGAAGGGCGGCGGCGGGCAGGGCGCGATCGAGTTGGTGCCGGGAGCCCTGGTGGCGGTACGATTTTCGCCCGACAAGCGCTTCCGCGACGTGGCGCGGGAGATCGATGTCCTGGCGGTGCCGGGAAACATGTTTACCTTCGCGGGCAAGGTGCGGTATTTGGACCTGAGCCGGCGCACGATTGCAGTAGAGAACCTGACCGACAACAAGACCTACGAGCTGCAATTTGATCCGGGCGTAGTCAACAATAACGTGACGGTGGGATCGGACGTTACCGTGGCCGCGATGTTCAATGGGACGGGATACAAGGCACGAACCGTTGCGGTGAGCCAGGCGAAGGAATAGGTAGGCAGCGCCCACACGAGTCGAGTTTCCCGATTGCAATGCCGGCACGAATTTTCGCGGGTTCAGCGCGGAGGGTCCTTCGACCCGTGCTGGAGTGCAGTTGGCGTTCGCTCAGGATGACCGCTTGTTCTAGTTTTTCGGTGGGCGGGCGCCCATAGCGCCCAACTCCATCTTGCGATAGCCGGCAGGGACTTCGAAGACGGAGGCCGGCTGCGGGCCTTCCTTGACATTGATCAGGTCAAAAGTGTGTCCGTTGGACGAGACGCTCCTGATTGGGAAGTGAAGCTTCTGGTCGATCCAGAGGGTGGAGTTGCCGTCCGGACCCTTGACTTCCCACTTGTCGCAAGACCGGCCGTTAACGGTTTCGGAGCCGAGCCTGGTACAGGTGTAGCCTTGGCGATCGGCGCACGGGTGATTGGAGTCGAACGGCTTGATGTCAGAATTGCTCATGCGGCGCGACATCGGGTTGTCGACGTTCATTTCCATGTACATTCGCTGCTCGTGCATGACCACGTAGCTGGTTTTCTTGCCGATATTCTTAATGATGCTGGCATCGCGGCCGCCTTGCGGGTGCATGTCCATGCGAAGACTGCCGCCGCCTCCCCAGAAAATCTTGCCGTTGAGATCCTGTCCGTCCCGTCCTGTGCCCTTCATGTCGGCAGAGAACTGAGGGGTGTTGGCCCAATCCTGTGCGAAGGCAATAGTGACCACGAGAGAGAACAAGACAACGAGGAATCTGCGTTTCACGGGAGCCTCTCTGTTTTCAATTGTAGTTGCGAGTTGAGTGGTAAGCGTGAGGATCAAATCCCGTCCGGTCGGGCATTATAACGCTGTTGCCGGCGAACGCGTGCGAGAGGCGACGGCAATTCCCTAGGTAGGGGAAATTGTAGTTGACAACGCTGCCTTTGCTGTGTTTAGTTGAACAATCAATCAATGCCTGACGTGACGCTAACGCGTGAGCGGTTAAAGACGCCCCCGCCCTCCGCCTCCACGCGTGAACGCCTGCTGATGGCGGCCATGGAACTGTTCACCACCAAGGGGTATGAAGCCACCAGCGTGGCGGAAATCCTGAAGCGGGCCGGGGTGAACAGCGGCAGCCTGTACTACTTTTTCGAAAGCAAGCATGAACTGCTGGTCGAGGGCCTGGAATTCTTCCAAACCCTGCTGTACCCGATCGTGATGCAGCCGGCGTTTGCGCGCGAGGAAGACCCGATCGAGCGCATTTTTGCCGTGCTCGAGGATTATCGGCGGCGCCTGCTGATCACGGACTTGGATTACGAGTGCCCGGTGGGAAAACTGGCGCTGGAAGTAGGGCGGCAGTCGCCGGAGGCGCGACAGAAAATTGCCGCCAACTTTTCCGCCTGGCGCGACCATATCCGCGATTGCCTGGACCAGGCGGCGGAGCGGCTGCCGCCGAGCGTGGACCGCAACGGCCTGGCAACGTTTGTCCTGACTACCATGGAAGGCGCGGTGATGCAGGCGCGGACGCACCGGAATATATCGTTCTACGATGCGTCGATTACGAACCTGCGGGCGTACTTCGGCTACATGTTAACCAGTGGCTAGTTGCTAATAACTAGGTATCGAGAACCCAGTCCCTGGGAACGAATAACGAGGTGGGGCCTCCCGGCAGCAATGCGGTTTCGATGGCCGGCTCATAGTCACTTTTTGCGCAAAGGAAAAGCCAATGAAGCGCTCCATATTTCTGTTGACCCTGTTGTTGATGGCAGGCGTGACCTGCATCCGTGCCGAGGTTGCCGATTCCGCGGCGAGCGGTTTCACCTACAAAACCATGCTGACGCTGCAGGCGCCGCCGGAGACGGTGTACCTGCGGCTGCTCTCGATCGCGAATTGGTGGAGTTCGGACCACACCTTCTCCGGCGATGCGCACAATTTGTCGATCGAGGCGAAACCGATGGGTTGCTGGTGCGAAAAGCTGCCCAACGGCGGCGGTGTGCGCCATATGCAGGTGGTGAGAGTGATGCCGGGGAAGATGCTGGTGATGACCGGCGGACTGGGCCCGCTGCAAGCCATGGCGGCGACGGGAAGCATGAGCTTCCAATTGTCACCGGCCGACGGCGGCACGAAGCTGGAAATCATGTATGCGGTGACCGGCTACGCTCCCGGTGGCTTGAACAGCCTGAGCGGACCGGTGGACCAGGTATTGAACGAGCAATTCAAGCGGTTCAGGAGTTACGTGGAGACGGGCAGCGCGGAGGGCAAGAAGTAGATGACGACTGTGTTCGGGATGACAACCAGCCCGCGGTGGGAATGTCGAGGATCGTATGAAAAATTTATTAGTATGCGTGGCGCTTGCGGCCGGATGCGCGGTCGCGCAGGAGCAGAAGATTGCCGAGCAGCCGAAACTGGATGTCTCGAAGATGCACGAGTCCTTGCCCGACAAGGAGTACACGGCGAAGGTTAGGGACACATCGTTTGTCGCGCCCAGCGGCGAGCGCGTGCAGCGGTTGGAGATCTTGATTCCGAAGGTCACGGCCCAGCAGGTGTGGGAGGCGGCAAGCACGTCGGAAGGATTGCGCGGATGGGTGGCGCCGGTGGCCGAGGTGGAGATGAAGACCGGCGGCCATTACTACACCAACTACAACCCGGCGGCGAAGATTGGCGATCCCGGGACGATTTATAACAGCGTGCTGACCTACGTGCCGCTGGAGATGGTGGCGATCCACGTCAAGCTGGGAACGAAGATCTTTCCGGAGGCGGTGGCGAATGCGGATTTGCTGTCGGCGATCATGGAGATCCGCGAGGTGGGTGACGGAAGCGTCCGCGTTTCGGAAACCATGACCGGCTGGCAGGCGGGTGAAGAGTGGGACAAGGTGTACAGGTTTTTTCAGACCGGCAATGCGTACGTGCTGGGTCAGCTGTACAAGCGGTTTGCAGTGGGGCCGCGGCGGTGGAAGGAATAATTGCGGAATTGCGGAACTGCAGAACTGCGGACTTGAGAGCAACACAAGAGTCGATCACAATTCGGCAATTTTCAATTTGGCAATTCGGGTCGGCAGTTCGGCAATGCAAGGCGGGGCCGCCCGTCATTTATACTGGACCTATGGCGGTGTTGAAGGACATTGCGGCGATCGCCAAGGGCATGAGCGTGACGCTGCGCGAGCTGTTCCAGCCCACGGTGGTGGAAAATTATCCCGACGGGCCGGGTCCTCTGCGCGGGGCGCAATTCCAGGAGCGATACCGCGGGGTGCATGTTCTGCAGCGCGACGAAAACGGGCTCGAGAAGTGCGTGGCGTGCTTCCTGTGCGCGGCGGCGTGCCCCTCGAACTGCATTTACATTGAGGCGGCGGAGAACACCGCCGAGCGCCGCGTCTCCGGCGCGGAGCGCTACGCCAAGGTCTACAACATCGATTACAACCGGTGCATTTTTTGCGGGTACTGCGTGGAAGCTTGCCCGACCGACGCGATCACGCATGGGCACGGTTTTGAAATTGCCACTCTCAATGCGAGCAGCCTGGTGTATCGCAAGGAGCAGCTGCTGGCGCAAATGCCGGCCCACCTCGGAGCCAACGCGGTGTTCAACCGTGCCGAGGTGGAGAAAAATCCGGAGCTCAAAAAGTTGAGCAATGAGGTACCCAAGGGCGTGTAGATTCGGTTTCCGGTTTCCGTTCCAGATGCGCCCGGCTGAGGTCGGGCGTTTTGTTTAGTACACTGGAATTTCGCGATTATGTCTGATTTCCTGAAAGCGGTGCGGGAGCGCGTGGTCATTTATGACGGCGCGATGGGGACGTCTATCCAGGCGCGAAATTTGTCGCTGGACGACTACTGGGGCAAGGAGGGGTGCAGCGAGATCCTGGTGCTGAGCCGGCCGGACGTGATCCGCGACATCCACGCCGGGTATTTCCAAGCGGGCTGCGACGTGGTGGAGACGAACACGTTCGGCGCGACGCGGATCGTGCTCGGCGAGTACCAACTCGAGGACAAGGTCGCGGAGATCAACCGGGCAGCGGCCAAGCTGGCGCGCGAGGTGGCGGCGCAATTCTCCAACGGACGGCGGCGGTTCGTGGCGGGGTCGATCGGGCCGACGACGAAGCTGCCGTCGCTGGGACACATATCGTATGACGACATGACCGCTGCGTACCTGGAGCAGGTGCTGGGGCTGATCGAGGGCGGAGTGGACATCCTGCTGGTGGAGACGTGCCAGGACCTGCTGCAGGCGAAAGCCGCTCTGGCAGCGGTCTTCGAAGGAATGAAGCAGGCGGGAAAACGTCTGCCGGTACAGGCGCAGGTAACGCTGGAAGCCACCGGCACGATGCTGCTGGGAACGGAAATCGGGGCGGCGCTGACCTCACTGGAGCCCTTCGACGTGGATGCCATCGGGCTGAACTGCGCCACCGGGCCGAAGGAGATGAACGACGCGGTGCGCTACCTGGGCATCAACTCGCCGAAGGAAGTCTCGGTGCTTCCGAACGCGGGGCTGCCGCAGAACGTCGGCGGGCATGCGGTGTACGGGCTGAAGCCGGAGGAGTTGGCGGAATATCACAAGCTGTTCATCACCGAGTACGGGGTAAGGATTGTCGGCGGGTGCTGCGGCACGACCAAAGAGCACCTGAAAAAAGTGGTCGAGGTGTGCGCGAACCTGCAGCCGGCGAGGCGAGCGGCGAAGCCGACGGCGGCGGCGGCAAGCGCGTACTCGATGGTTCCTCTGGACCTGGAGCCGAAGCCGCTGATCGTGGCGGAGGAAATGAACGCGACCACGCGGGTGGCCAGCTTCCGCAACCTGCTGCAGGGCGCGAAATATGACGACATCCTGGCGCTGGCGAAAAAGCTGGCGGCGGAAGGCTCGCACATGCTGGACCTGTGCTGCGCCATCGTGGGCGAGGACGAGAAGAAGTACATCAGCAACGTGCTGGAGAAGGTGGCGACGCGGGTTCCGGCGCCGATCCTGGTGGATTCGACAGAAGCCGATGTGGTGGAAGAGGCGCTCAAGCGGATACCGGGCAAGGCCATCATCAATTCGATCAACCTGGAAGATGGGGAGAAGCGGACGTCCAAAGTTCTGCCGATGGCGAAGCGCTACGGCGCGGCGGTGATCGCGCTGACGATCGACGAAGAAGGAATGGCGCTGACGGCGGACAAGAAAGTTGCGATCGCGAAGCGGATTTACCAGCTCGCAACCGAGAAATACGGTATCCGGCCGGTGGATTTGATCTTCGACACGCTTACCTTGCCGATCTCGACCGGGCAAGAGGAGTACCGCAGCGCCGGCATGGAGACGCTGAACGCGGTGAAGCGGATCAAGCAGGAACTGCCGGATGTGAAAACGATCCTGGGGGTGAGCAATATTTCGTTCGGCCTGGCGACCTATCCGCGCCGGGTGCTGAACTCGGTGTTCATGCACGAGGCGGTGGACTATGGTCTCGACATGGCGATCGTGAACTATTCCAAGATTTATCCGCTGTACAAGATTCCGGACGCCGAGGTGGAGATCGCGCGCAAGCTGATTTACCAGGACCGGTCGCAGGGCGATCCGCTGCAGGCGTACATGGCGTTCTTTGCCGGACGCGAGAAGACGGTGGAGGAGAAGGTCCATGTTGAATCGCTCTCGACGGAGGACAAGCTTAAGTTCTGCATCGTGCACGGCGAAAAAGCAATTGGTGAGGCCGAGCAGAAGCAGTCGCTGGAGCAGGTGCTGGAGGACGCGCTGCGGACATACACCCCGCTGGACCTGATCAACAACGTGCTGCTGGACGGAATGAGGACGGTGGGCGAGCTGTTCGGGGCGCGCAAGATGCAGCTGCCGTCGGTGCTCGACTCCGCGTCGGTGATGAAGGCGGCGGTGGCTTACCTGGAGCCGAAGATGGAGAAAGTTGCCGGCCGCGAGAAGGGAATCATGGTGCTGGCTACCGTGAAGGGGGACGTGCACGACATTGGCAAAAACCTGGTAGACATCATCCTGAGCAACAACGGCTACAAGGTGGTGAACCTGGGGATCAAGCAGCCGGCGGACACCATCATCAAGGCGGCGCAGGAGCACGGCGCCGACGTCATCGGGCTGAGCGGTCTGCTGGTCAAGTCGACGCTGGAGATGAAGTACGTCATCCAGGACTTGCAGCAGCAGGGACTGAAGTTCCCGGTGGTTTGCGGCGGGGCGGCCTTGACGCGGAAGTACGTCGAGGATGACCTGAGACGCGAATACGCGGAGGCGGTGTTCTATGCCAACGACGCCTTCGACGGCCTGCACGTGATGGATGATCTGACGCAGTCGGATGGAAAGCGCGAGGCGCGTCTGGCGGAGGGACGGGTGGCCAAGGAATTCGCCAAGGCGGCAGCGGCCGCGGCGGAGGCGGAAGT
It encodes the following:
- a CDS encoding DUF5666 domain-containing protein, which gives rise to MKRLSVVLGLMLAAVLTVPAAVAQQGSTPSGSDKLQPAHGSAAADSDKALAQPADKASKTDKPVAQPDKASQATETTDPNDPLFGVPPLPQGKVSLVGGTVQKIDRLRNRVAVKTFGDGGKKMTFAFDERSHIYRDGVETTERGIRQGDRVYVDTMLDGGRLFARNIRVVTNLKPTDAQGQILAYEPRSGLMSVRDNLSTATVSFHIAKETIVKGGGGQGAIELVPGALVAVRFSPDKRFRDVAREIDVLAVPGNMFTFAGKVRYLDLSRRTIAVENLTDNKTYELQFDPGVVNNNVTVGSDVTVAAMFNGTGYKARTVAVSQAKE
- a CDS encoding DUF4412 domain-containing protein, which translates into the protein MKRRFLVVLFSLVVTIAFAQDWANTPQFSADMKGTGRDGQDLNGKIFWGGGGSLRMDMHPQGGRDASIIKNIGKKTSYVVMHEQRMYMEMNVDNPMSRRMSNSDIKPFDSNHPCADRQGYTCTRLGSETVNGRSCDKWEVKGPDGNSTLWIDQKLHFPIRSVSSNGHTFDLINVKEGPQPASVFEVPAGYRKMELGAMGARPPKN
- a CDS encoding TetR/AcrR family transcriptional regulator; its protein translation is MPDVTLTRERLKTPPPSASTRERLLMAAMELFTTKGYEATSVAEILKRAGVNSGSLYYFFESKHELLVEGLEFFQTLLYPIVMQPAFAREEDPIERIFAVLEDYRRRLLITDLDYECPVGKLALEVGRQSPEARQKIAANFSAWRDHIRDCLDQAAERLPPSVDRNGLATFVLTTMEGAVMQARTHRNISFYDASITNLRAYFGYMLTSG
- a CDS encoding SRPBCC domain-containing protein, yielding MKRSIFLLTLLLMAGVTCIRAEVADSAASGFTYKTMLTLQAPPETVYLRLLSIANWWSSDHTFSGDAHNLSIEAKPMGCWCEKLPNGGGVRHMQVVRVMPGKMLVMTGGLGPLQAMAATGSMSFQLSPADGGTKLEIMYAVTGYAPGGLNSLSGPVDQVLNEQFKRFRSYVETGSAEGKK
- a CDS encoding SRPBCC domain-containing protein → MKNLLVCVALAAGCAVAQEQKIAEQPKLDVSKMHESLPDKEYTAKVRDTSFVAPSGERVQRLEILIPKVTAQQVWEAASTSEGLRGWVAPVAEVEMKTGGHYYTNYNPAAKIGDPGTIYNSVLTYVPLEMVAIHVKLGTKIFPEAVANADLLSAIMEIREVGDGSVRVSETMTGWQAGEEWDKVYRFFQTGNAYVLGQLYKRFAVGPRRWKE
- the nuoI gene encoding NADH-quinone oxidoreductase subunit NuoI — encoded protein: MAVLKDIAAIAKGMSVTLRELFQPTVVENYPDGPGPLRGAQFQERYRGVHVLQRDENGLEKCVACFLCAAACPSNCIYIEAAENTAERRVSGAERYAKVYNIDYNRCIFCGYCVEACPTDAITHGHGFEIATLNASSLVYRKEQLLAQMPAHLGANAVFNRAEVEKNPELKKLSNEVPKGV
- the metH gene encoding methionine synthase, which translates into the protein MSDFLKAVRERVVIYDGAMGTSIQARNLSLDDYWGKEGCSEILVLSRPDVIRDIHAGYFQAGCDVVETNTFGATRIVLGEYQLEDKVAEINRAAAKLAREVAAQFSNGRRRFVAGSIGPTTKLPSLGHISYDDMTAAYLEQVLGLIEGGVDILLVETCQDLLQAKAALAAVFEGMKQAGKRLPVQAQVTLEATGTMLLGTEIGAALTSLEPFDVDAIGLNCATGPKEMNDAVRYLGINSPKEVSVLPNAGLPQNVGGHAVYGLKPEELAEYHKLFITEYGVRIVGGCCGTTKEHLKKVVEVCANLQPARRAAKPTAAAASAYSMVPLDLEPKPLIVAEEMNATTRVASFRNLLQGAKYDDILALAKKLAAEGSHMLDLCCAIVGEDEKKYISNVLEKVATRVPAPILVDSTEADVVEEALKRIPGKAIINSINLEDGEKRTSKVLPMAKRYGAAVIALTIDEEGMALTADKKVAIAKRIYQLATEKYGIRPVDLIFDTLTLPISTGQEEYRSAGMETLNAVKRIKQELPDVKTILGVSNISFGLATYPRRVLNSVFMHEAVDYGLDMAIVNYSKIYPLYKIPDAEVEIARKLIYQDRSQGDPLQAYMAFFAGREKTVEEKVHVESLSTEDKLKFCIVHGEKAIGEAEQKQSLEQVLEDALRTYTPLDLINNVLLDGMRTVGELFGARKMQLPSVLDSASVMKAAVAYLEPKMEKVAGREKGIMVLATVKGDVHDIGKNLVDIILSNNGYKVVNLGIKQPADTIIKAAQEHGADVIGLSGLLVKSTLEMKYVIQDLQQQGLKFPVVCGGAALTRKYVEDDLRREYAEAVFYANDAFDGLHVMDDLTQSDGKREARLAEGRVAKEFAKAAAAAAEAEVSTERSTAVGPAPNIPRPPFWGARVKTDFDLREVFQYINETALFKNQWQLKTASQEDYLRVVEEKYRPILKELEEEIIREGWFEPKVVWGYWPAQSEGNDVIVYHVEGRQSTVNGKELREAVRFTFPRQREGRRLCIADFFAPKSSGQMDVIGFSLVTIGHKASELTQKLFQGGEYTRYLYLHGIGVETAEALAELHHRIMRQQLGIANEDAARIGDLFHQKYRGSRYSFGYPACPHMEDQTKLFQLLKPEETIGVKLTTGFMLDPEQSTSAIVVHHPAAKYFVT